One window of uncultured Methanoregula sp. genomic DNA carries:
- the rbcL gene encoding type III ribulose-bisphosphate carboxylase, which produces MAIDWYNEFVDLNYTPARDDLVCLFYFEPAAGIGPEEAVGRIASESSTGTWTTLFTMPPRMKALQATAFEIEGNFVKIAYPLELWEEGNAVQLLSGIAGNIFGMKALKNLRLIDVTFPAAYLKHFKGPHFGNDGIRKMMKIPKRPLTGAVPKPKIGFTAKEHAEVGYETWMGGFDFVKDDENLTSTSFNRFDDRVKYMTKLRDKAEKETGEKKSAFLNITADTETMKKRADLLAEYGWNYAMIDVVVAGTSSVMTMRDYCSDLGLAIHSHRAMHATFDRNPKHGITMQFLAKLMRLVGVSQIHSGTAVGKLTGTKKEATVIADVLREKKTKAVGTMLLDQDWGKIKTAFPVSSGGLHPGLVPDVLDIYGTELVLLVSGGIHGHPKGTRAGARATMQAIEAWQEDIMLDEKAKKAKELKGALEKWGYYKPK; this is translated from the coding sequence ATGGCAATTGACTGGTATAACGAATTTGTCGACCTGAATTATACCCCGGCGCGTGACGATCTTGTCTGCCTGTTTTATTTTGAACCGGCAGCCGGCATCGGGCCTGAGGAAGCGGTCGGCCGCATTGCATCCGAGAGCTCGACCGGTACCTGGACAACGCTTTTTACGATGCCGCCGCGGATGAAGGCGCTCCAGGCAACGGCATTTGAGATCGAGGGAAATTTCGTGAAGATTGCCTACCCCCTCGAACTCTGGGAAGAAGGCAATGCCGTCCAGCTGTTAAGCGGGATTGCCGGCAACATCTTCGGGATGAAAGCGCTCAAAAACCTCCGGCTCATCGATGTCACGTTCCCCGCAGCGTACCTGAAGCATTTCAAGGGTCCGCACTTTGGCAATGACGGGATACGGAAGATGATGAAGATCCCAAAACGCCCGCTGACCGGTGCGGTGCCCAAGCCGAAGATCGGTTTTACCGCAAAGGAGCACGCCGAGGTAGGGTACGAGACCTGGATGGGCGGGTTCGATTTTGTCAAGGACGACGAGAACCTGACATCGACTTCATTCAACCGGTTCGATGACCGGGTGAAGTACATGACGAAACTCCGGGACAAGGCGGAGAAGGAGACCGGTGAGAAAAAATCCGCGTTCCTGAACATCACGGCCGACACGGAGACGATGAAGAAGCGGGCCGATCTCCTCGCGGAGTACGGCTGGAACTACGCGATGATCGATGTGGTGGTTGCGGGAACATCGAGCGTCATGACGATGCGGGACTACTGTTCCGATCTCGGGCTTGCCATCCACTCCCACCGGGCCATGCACGCAACCTTTGACCGGAATCCCAAGCACGGCATCACGATGCAGTTCCTGGCAAAGCTCATGCGTCTTGTCGGCGTATCGCAGATCCACTCGGGCACGGCGGTCGGGAAACTGACGGGCACGAAAAAGGAAGCCACCGTTATCGCGGACGTGCTCCGGGAGAAGAAGACAAAGGCGGTCGGCACCATGCTGCTCGACCAGGACTGGGGAAAGATCAAAACCGCGTTCCCGGTCTCCTCGGGCGGGCTTCACCCGGGGCTTGTCCCGGATGTGCTCGACATCTACGGCACCGAACTCGTGCTTCTCGTGAGCGGCGGGATCCACGGCCACCCGAAAGGGACCCGGGCCGGGGCACGGGCAACCATGCAGGCAATCGAGGCGTGGCAGGAAGACATCATGCTCGATGAGAAAGCCAAAAAGGCAAAGGAACTCAAAGGCGCCCTTGAGAAGTGGGGATACTACAAGCCGAAGTGA
- a CDS encoding EFR1 family ferrodoxin (N-terminal region resembles flavodoxins. C-terminal ferrodoxin region binds two 4Fe-4S clusters.), which yields MKTIIYYFTGTGNSLAAARKIATALGDCELVSIATLSDTQGPIVPESDRVGIVCPVYFSGLPLMVEEFSGRLDLSRTRYTFGVVTFGGSGSAPTLRQLDELLKNNGHGLDAGFPVKMPGNYIFLYGSPAGKKQVDLLALADSQIRAMIPAIERCEHRNLPRSIFGRLLHAVAYPWFVSHAHTEDRKFSVTDACTSCGTCVQVCPAHNIELVQGRPAWQHRCEVCCACIQLCPAQAIQAGSKTPNRQRYRNPEVSVADLKARRGE from the coding sequence ATGAAGACCATCATCTATTATTTTACCGGCACCGGCAATTCGCTGGCCGCTGCGAGGAAGATCGCGACAGCACTCGGGGACTGTGAGCTCGTATCGATCGCAACGCTTTCGGATACGCAGGGGCCAATTGTCCCGGAATCGGATCGCGTGGGAATCGTCTGCCCGGTGTACTTCTCGGGACTGCCGCTGATGGTGGAAGAATTTTCCGGCCGTCTCGATCTCTCCCGCACCCGGTACACCTTTGGTGTTGTCACGTTCGGAGGCAGCGGAAGCGCCCCGACCCTCCGGCAGCTGGATGAACTGCTCAAAAATAACGGCCACGGGCTGGATGCCGGTTTCCCGGTGAAGATGCCCGGCAATTATATCTTCTTGTACGGCTCCCCGGCCGGCAAAAAACAGGTGGATCTCCTCGCATTGGCTGACAGCCAGATCAGAGCGATGATTCCTGCAATTGAACGCTGTGAACACCGCAACCTGCCCCGGTCCATCTTTGGCAGGCTCCTCCATGCGGTGGCATATCCCTGGTTCGTCTCCCATGCACATACCGAGGACCGGAAGTTTTCGGTAACCGATGCCTGCACTTCCTGCGGTACCTGTGTACAGGTCTGCCCCGCCCATAATATCGAACTCGTCCAGGGCCGGCCGGCCTGGCAGCACCGGTGTGAGGTCTGCTGCGCATGCATCCAGCTATGCCCGGCCCAGGCTATCCAGGCCGGCAGTAAAACCCCGAATCGCCAGAGGTACCGGAACCCGGAGGTCAGTGTCGCCGATCTGAAAGCACGGCGGGGCGAATAG
- a CDS encoding oligosaccharyl transferase, archaeosortase A system-associated translates to MDFHSLEKYRNYFIAGVLALFVVFALWLRILPLFTMGNTDVINHVAMDDPFYNLRQVEQIIAHFPQYGWFDAMTNYPTGTATYWGPLFPLIVSACCIITGAATRPEIISTALLVPPLMAAVTIVVMYFAGKCFGDWKTGLLAAGFTAIVSGQFFYRSYYGYLDHHIAEVLFSTIFCLFYSYAILSDRDASIDLKHIARYKKTILLAFLAGLAYLAGLFVMPTMILFAMIVGIFTVIQVLVDFYRNRTSEYLLVINTIVFATAVIGLFLFGFKAPGLGLATYSAGHILAYAVLIAGTIVLYYLARFFTGKKPVLFPASIVGIAIAVIAVIALAAPDLFAFLVNNLNAFFGQEAVTDTVLEARGWSIDYAWQAFSYGLLLFIGGAVVMLYQNIRNEHPHQVFALVWSVVMFYSTCQHVRYEYYLGINIALLAAVCVSFVITRSEPGIQGLLKGSDSGNSPAETSAAEKTPPKSGKSSRKSSKKASRSTSPDYLVILPLIFTVVIAVLFVISSVSSSYTISSSRSLPLSPDWRESLEWMEKNTPATGVDYLAIYDQKTFRYPNTSYGVMSWWDYGHMITYIAKRIPNANPFQQGVSGPNGAAAFFVSTSEDTSDKILDADGTRYVVTDYMMDWGKFGAMATWYNSSAASEPYVMEVLVPDQNDPTHRANIVFLNRDLYYQTMISRLHNFDGSMTKAANASYYIEYEDPSVAGTSLPVVTNVLALNVTEAANKVREYNANAPKGSHAIVLSPKMTQPIGDVAALRHYRLIHESPNNSPDTNTADLKSVKVFEYVKGAHIKGSGIIEVPLVTNTGRAFTYRQESVNGEFVVPYSTTGNSYGVKTTGKYRISGTGQEFDVPEPAVIQGLAIN, encoded by the coding sequence ATGGATTTTCATTCTCTGGAAAAATACCGCAATTATTTCATAGCAGGCGTTCTCGCCCTTTTTGTCGTGTTCGCGCTCTGGCTCCGCATTCTTCCCCTTTTCACCATGGGGAATACGGATGTCATCAACCATGTGGCAATGGATGACCCGTTCTATAACCTGCGCCAGGTTGAACAGATAATCGCACACTTCCCCCAGTACGGCTGGTTCGATGCCATGACCAATTATCCCACCGGGACAGCCACGTACTGGGGACCCCTCTTTCCCCTGATTGTTTCCGCCTGCTGTATCATAACCGGAGCAGCAACCCGTCCTGAGATTATCAGCACCGCCCTGCTCGTGCCACCGTTAATGGCAGCAGTAACCATCGTGGTCATGTATTTCGCCGGCAAATGTTTTGGCGACTGGAAGACCGGCCTTCTTGCAGCCGGGTTTACCGCGATCGTATCGGGCCAGTTTTTTTACCGGTCATACTATGGCTATCTCGACCATCACATAGCCGAAGTGTTGTTTTCAACAATATTCTGCCTGTTCTATTCGTATGCAATACTCTCGGACAGGGACGCATCTATCGACCTGAAACACATTGCCCGATACAAAAAAACGATCCTGCTCGCATTCCTTGCCGGGCTTGCCTACCTTGCGGGACTGTTTGTCATGCCGACGATGATCCTCTTTGCCATGATCGTTGGTATCTTCACGGTCATCCAGGTACTCGTTGATTTTTACCGCAACCGGACCAGTGAATATCTCCTGGTCATCAACACGATTGTCTTTGCAACCGCAGTTATCGGCCTGTTCCTCTTCGGTTTTAAGGCACCCGGCCTTGGCCTTGCAACCTATTCCGCCGGGCACATCCTTGCATACGCCGTCCTGATCGCAGGAACCATCGTGCTGTACTATTTAGCCCGGTTCTTCACGGGAAAAAAGCCCGTGCTCTTCCCGGCGTCAATTGTCGGGATCGCAATTGCAGTCATTGCAGTCATTGCCCTTGCAGCACCGGATCTCTTTGCGTTTCTCGTGAACAATCTCAACGCGTTTTTCGGGCAGGAAGCCGTCACCGATACGGTGCTCGAAGCCCGGGGCTGGTCGATCGACTATGCCTGGCAGGCGTTCAGCTATGGCCTCCTGCTCTTTATCGGCGGGGCAGTGGTCATGCTGTACCAGAATATACGCAACGAGCACCCGCACCAGGTATTTGCGCTGGTCTGGTCGGTTGTGATGTTCTATTCCACCTGCCAGCACGTGCGGTACGAATATTACCTGGGTATCAATATCGCCCTCCTTGCAGCGGTGTGCGTCAGTTTTGTCATAACCCGCAGTGAGCCCGGGATTCAGGGGCTCCTGAAGGGATCGGACTCCGGGAACTCACCGGCAGAAACATCCGCGGCTGAAAAAACCCCGCCGAAATCCGGTAAATCTTCAAGGAAATCTTCGAAAAAAGCCTCCCGGTCAACATCCCCGGATTACCTGGTAATTCTCCCGCTTATCTTCACGGTGGTCATCGCGGTTCTTTTTGTGATCAGTTCCGTCTCTTCCAGCTACACGATCTCTTCCAGCCGGTCGCTTCCTTTAAGTCCCGACTGGAGAGAATCCCTGGAATGGATGGAGAAAAATACACCGGCAACCGGTGTTGATTACCTGGCCATCTATGACCAGAAAACATTCCGGTACCCGAACACCTCGTATGGCGTCATGTCATGGTGGGATTACGGGCACATGATAACCTACATCGCAAAGCGCATTCCCAACGCAAACCCGTTCCAGCAGGGCGTTTCGGGACCGAACGGGGCTGCAGCCTTTTTCGTTTCCACGTCAGAAGATACTTCGGATAAAATCCTCGATGCAGACGGTACCCGGTATGTAGTCACCGATTACATGATGGACTGGGGAAAATTCGGAGCAATGGCAACCTGGTATAATTCCTCCGCCGCCTCTGAACCTTATGTCATGGAAGTGCTGGTGCCGGACCAGAACGATCCCACTCACCGGGCAAATATCGTATTCCTTAACAGGGATCTGTACTACCAGACGATGATCTCCCGGCTGCACAATTTCGACGGGTCGATGACAAAAGCGGCGAACGCATCGTATTACATTGAATATGAAGACCCGTCTGTTGCCGGGACATCCCTGCCGGTGGTTACCAATGTACTGGCATTGAATGTAACGGAAGCTGCAAACAAGGTGAGGGAGTACAATGCCAATGCCCCGAAGGGATCGCATGCCATTGTGCTGAGCCCCAAGATGACCCAGCCGATCGGGGATGTTGCGGCGCTCCGCCACTACCGGCTTATCCATGAATCCCCGAATAATTCCCCGGACACAAATACTGCGGACCTCAAAAGCGTCAAGGTGTTCGAATACGTGAAGGGTGCGCATATCAAAGGATCCGGGATCATCGAAGTCCCTCTCGTGACCAATACCGGCAGGGCGTTTACCTACCGGCAGGAGAGTGTCAACGGGGAGTTCGTGGTGCCGTATTCAACCACCGGTAATTCGTACGGCGTAAAAACAACCGGTAAATATCGTATATCCGGCACCGGCCAGGAATTCGATGTTCCCGAACCGGCAGTGATCCAGGGTCTTGCTATCAACTAA
- a CDS encoding metalloregulator ArsR/SmtB family transcription factor, producing the protein MEPCNKCNVCTKLCEIVPVMAGTFKALGDLTRLQIISILSTDTSGTLGVSELAARLNISQPAVSQHLKTLKSERLVDSRRDGFYVYYTVNRERMMEFREHFELMYASVMQQCSREMIRKASPGRTVRACVIYYSYSGITRGIAEGIRNASGCDLIEVRTKTPYSSFTAYTTGVLRSRKMACDPIVPDEIDVSQYDLLIIGTPVWAWKPSPAINAAVKALKGSEGKMAVIFTTCSNHPGEALPLLSKALEERGVTVMAEISLNAEDTKNPDAGGEILRQIIAANPLRGMDEGTMNTT; encoded by the coding sequence ATGGAGCCCTGTAACAAGTGCAATGTATGTACCAAGCTCTGCGAGATCGTTCCCGTGATGGCCGGGACGTTCAAGGCGCTGGGCGATTTGACAAGACTCCAGATCATTTCCATCCTCTCGACCGATACGAGCGGGACGCTCGGTGTTTCCGAACTCGCAGCCCGGCTTAACATCTCCCAGCCCGCGGTCTCGCAGCACCTGAAAACACTGAAGAGCGAAAGGCTCGTTGATTCGCGGCGGGACGGGTTCTATGTCTATTACACGGTCAACCGCGAGCGAATGATGGAGTTCCGGGAGCATTTCGAGCTGATGTACGCGAGCGTCATGCAGCAGTGCAGCCGCGAGATGATCCGGAAGGCATCCCCCGGCCGCACGGTCCGGGCCTGCGTCATCTACTACTCGTACTCCGGCATCACGCGGGGCATAGCGGAGGGCATCCGGAACGCAAGCGGGTGCGATCTCATCGAGGTCCGGACCAAAACCCCGTACTCTTCGTTCACCGCGTACACGACCGGTGTCCTGCGGTCCCGGAAGATGGCCTGCGACCCCATTGTCCCGGACGAGATCGATGTCTCGCAGTACGATCTGCTGATCATCGGAACCCCGGTCTGGGCATGGAAGCCGTCGCCTGCCATCAATGCGGCAGTGAAGGCACTCAAAGGCTCCGAAGGAAAGATGGCCGTGATCTTCACTACCTGCTCCAACCATCCCGGGGAAGCCCTGCCGCTTCTCAGCAAAGCCCTGGAGGAACGCGGGGTTACCGTAATGGCAGAGATCAGCCTGAATGCGGAGGATACGAAGAACCCGGATGCGGGAGGCGAGATCCTCCGGCAGATCATTGCGGCGAATCCGCTCAGGGGAATGGACGAAGGAACAATGAACACGACGTGA
- a CDS encoding radical SAM protein, with protein sequence MMESSGTKSRDIFNRVIAETLAQAIRIIASDPALVIPGSVILHHQKKAADVRRQYEREGLFVPPVIIASITSRCNLACAGCYMNGRNTRPAAEMSPETLASLVSQSAELGVSVFVTAGGEPLVRRNEIFRNAQAHPEILFPVFTNGLLVDDAVADRIAQLRNIVPVISFEGFREDTDSRRGNGVFDRLLETCARLKKHNIFFGCSVTITRENFSRVTDEAFIRQMTGAGARVFTFVEYVPMEPGTESLVLTHEQKKVLQVVLMDFNRKFPALFIGFPGDEDEYGGCLAAGRGFVHVSPSGDLEPCPAAPYSDANLAAVPLKSALRSRLLERIRHEHGLLTESTGGCALRANRAWVQELLGSP encoded by the coding sequence ATGATGGAATCAAGCGGCACAAAATCCCGGGATATCTTCAACCGCGTCATCGCGGAGACGCTTGCGCAGGCGATCCGGATCATTGCCAGTGACCCGGCCCTTGTTATCCCCGGGTCTGTCATCCTCCACCACCAGAAAAAAGCTGCGGATGTGCGCAGGCAGTACGAACGGGAGGGACTCTTTGTCCCGCCCGTCATCATCGCAAGCATCACCTCGCGCTGCAACCTTGCCTGTGCCGGCTGCTACATGAACGGGCGGAACACCAGGCCTGCAGCGGAGATGAGCCCGGAGACCCTTGCATCACTCGTCAGCCAGTCCGCTGAACTGGGGGTCTCGGTCTTTGTCACTGCCGGGGGCGAACCGCTGGTACGGCGGAACGAGATCTTCCGCAATGCACAGGCCCACCCGGAAATACTTTTCCCGGTCTTCACGAACGGACTCCTGGTTGACGACGCAGTTGCCGACCGGATCGCACAATTACGGAACATTGTCCCGGTCATCAGTTTCGAAGGATTCCGCGAGGACACCGACTCGCGCCGGGGCAACGGGGTGTTCGACCGGCTGCTGGAGACCTGCGCCCGGCTGAAAAAACACAACATCTTCTTCGGCTGCTCGGTCACGATCACCCGGGAGAATTTTTCCCGGGTTACGGACGAGGCATTTATCCGGCAGATGACCGGTGCCGGCGCCCGGGTCTTCACGTTCGTTGAGTACGTGCCCATGGAGCCCGGGACGGAAAGCCTCGTTCTCACCCATGAACAGAAGAAAGTACTCCAGGTGGTTCTCATGGACTTCAACCGGAAATTCCCGGCACTTTTCATTGGCTTCCCGGGTGATGAGGATGAGTACGGCGGGTGCCTTGCAGCAGGCCGGGGCTTTGTGCATGTCAGTCCGTCCGGTGATCTTGAACCCTGCCCGGCAGCGCCGTACTCGGACGCGAACCTTGCAGCAGTTCCGCTCAAAAGTGCGCTGCGGTCCCGGTTACTTGAGCGGATCCGGCATGAGCATGGTCTTCTCACGGAATCAACCGGTGGCTGTGCGCTCCGGGCAAACCGGGCATGGGTCCAGGAATTGCTGGGCTCACCATAA
- a CDS encoding acetyltransferase — MHSRPVPVILVHGWNSHPGIWNRLCRRLDEAGIPYKKFDHSGMQDTSLEEISRAFGDFLRKIRSDEHYEGPVDIACHSVGTCIARYFLEVGDGVSRHEKVRQLIGIGSPNNGSALAELFFNPLYGPKIIEQLNGIFVPQGFDPNADPLVQGVRPASTTMQQLRLAGIRPDITYHMIVTANPYSIPAFFPLFDGKTWESSECGEYSMTENGDGIVANRESVLPGVTLDVLPASPDDTIDLIPVDQYCHINLLRNPQVLGRIMEYLTKEDP, encoded by the coding sequence ATGCATTCCCGGCCGGTTCCCGTAATACTCGTTCACGGGTGGAACAGCCATCCCGGGATCTGGAACCGGCTCTGTCGCAGGCTTGACGAGGCAGGCATTCCTTACAAAAAATTCGATCATTCCGGCATGCAGGACACTTCACTGGAAGAAATATCCCGGGCGTTCGGGGATTTTCTCCGGAAGATCCGGAGCGATGAGCACTACGAGGGGCCGGTTGATATCGCCTGCCATTCCGTAGGTACCTGTATTGCCCGGTATTTCCTGGAAGTCGGGGACGGGGTTTCCCGGCACGAAAAGGTACGCCAGCTCATCGGTATCGGCTCTCCCAACAATGGTTCTGCCCTTGCAGAACTCTTCTTTAACCCGCTGTATGGCCCGAAGATCATAGAACAGCTGAACGGCATTTTTGTTCCGCAGGGTTTTGATCCGAACGCCGATCCCCTCGTGCAGGGTGTCCGGCCTGCCAGTACAACAATGCAGCAGCTGCGGCTGGCCGGAATCCGCCCTGATATTACGTACCACATGATCGTTACGGCCAACCCGTACAGTATCCCGGCTTTTTTTCCCCTGTTTGACGGGAAAACCTGGGAGTCGTCGGAGTGCGGGGAGTACTCCATGACGGAGAATGGCGACGGCATTGTTGCAAACCGGGAGTCGGTCCTTCCGGGGGTTACGCTCGACGTTCTCCCCGCCAGCCCCGATGATACCATCGACCTGATCCCGGTCGATCAGTACTGCCACATCAACCTGCTCCGGAACCCGCAGGTCCTTGGGCGGATCATGGAGTACCTCACAAAGGAAGATCCGTAA
- a CDS encoding DNA-directed DNA polymerase: MNVPRTLDSFSGISLAINQVEYSNSPDGPVIHIFGRDTAGKARRLDITGFRPYFYVAAEQAETLPLPPQATLETGTSYRSIRNEPLRRIYTQRPGDVRDVRERYRHFEADIPFATRFMIDSGLTGGVTVPQETADFREISAADVDAPARNCIIDIECEDERGFPDPQRDKITCITCYDSFDEDYTTFLLADGMPGELAGKLGGEGLKNGCFREGTHTICPYADETEMLRAFSAYIIARDPDVLSGWNFVDFDMPYITGRMERLGLRPDSLARIPGQTERNALRGRALFDLLTAYKKMHSSLKESYRLDAVAMEELGEQKVRYTGTVSDLWKKQPALFVEYNFKDVELCVKINKKDNIIGFYREIARYVGCPLDRTLNSSNVIDIYVLKKAFGKYVLPSKGFANAEEFEGATVFEPSRGVRENVVVLDLKSLYPMAMMTINASMETKDPDGELHAPNGIRFRKEPDGLTRSIIADLLKERDEKKRLRNTFAFGSPEYLMYDMQQNVLKVIMNTYYGVSGYVRFRLFDREIGSAVTSVGRAIIEHTRRTIEAQGYKVIYGDTDSCMIQLPPLDREKTIELARSIEKTLNASYSGFAKAELNADVHFFSIKFEKIYARFFQAGKKKRYAGSLVWKEGKEVNETDIVGFEIRRSDTPQITKTVQMQVMEMILAGEEYPVIKTLLSDVIKKYRAGKYTLDEIGIPGGIGKALDDYDTDDAQVRGAKYANEYLHTEFGKGSKPKRIYIKNVTSKYPKTDVLCFEYADQVPKEFVVDWELMLEKTIKQPISRIIEALGWNWDDLDPSRTTLAQWGLG; the protein is encoded by the coding sequence ATGAATGTTCCCCGCACGCTCGATTCCTTTTCCGGCATCTCCCTCGCCATCAACCAGGTGGAATACAGCAATTCACCGGATGGCCCGGTTATCCACATCTTCGGGCGCGATACAGCGGGAAAGGCCAGGCGGCTGGACATCACGGGGTTCCGTCCTTACTTTTACGTTGCGGCCGAGCAGGCAGAGACACTTCCCCTTCCCCCGCAGGCAACCCTTGAGACGGGAACCAGTTACCGCTCGATCCGGAACGAACCGCTCCGCCGGATCTATACCCAGCGGCCGGGCGATGTCCGGGACGTGCGGGAACGCTACCGCCATTTCGAGGCCGACATCCCGTTTGCCACCCGGTTCATGATCGACTCCGGGCTCACCGGGGGCGTGACCGTCCCGCAGGAGACCGCGGACTTCCGCGAGATTTCCGCGGCCGATGTCGATGCCCCGGCCCGGAACTGCATCATCGATATCGAGTGCGAGGACGAGCGGGGCTTTCCCGATCCCCAGCGCGACAAGATCACCTGCATCACCTGTTACGATTCCTTTGACGAGGACTACACCACGTTCCTGCTGGCGGACGGAATGCCGGGCGAGCTTGCCGGTAAGCTGGGTGGGGAGGGCCTGAAAAACGGGTGCTTCCGGGAAGGGACCCACACGATCTGCCCGTACGCGGACGAGACCGAGATGCTCCGGGCGTTTTCAGCCTACATCATTGCCCGCGACCCGGACGTCCTCTCGGGCTGGAACTTCGTAGACTTCGATATGCCCTATATCACCGGCCGGATGGAGCGGCTCGGGCTCCGGCCGGACTCGCTGGCCCGGATCCCGGGCCAGACCGAGAGAAACGCCCTCCGGGGCCGGGCGCTCTTCGATCTCCTCACCGCCTACAAGAAGATGCATTCCTCGCTCAAGGAATCGTACCGGCTCGATGCGGTTGCCATGGAGGAGCTGGGCGAGCAGAAAGTACGTTACACCGGGACCGTCTCCGATCTCTGGAAAAAGCAGCCGGCGCTCTTTGTCGAGTACAACTTCAAGGACGTGGAGCTCTGCGTTAAGATCAACAAGAAAGACAACATCATCGGGTTCTACCGCGAGATTGCCCGGTACGTGGGCTGCCCGCTCGACCGGACCCTGAACTCCTCGAACGTGATCGATATCTATGTCCTGAAAAAGGCGTTCGGGAAGTACGTGCTGCCCTCCAAGGGATTTGCCAATGCCGAGGAATTTGAAGGCGCAACCGTCTTCGAGCCAAGCCGGGGTGTCCGCGAGAACGTAGTCGTGCTCGATTTAAAATCCCTGTACCCGATGGCGATGATGACGATCAATGCCTCGATGGAGACCAAGGACCCGGATGGCGAGCTCCATGCCCCGAACGGGATCCGGTTCCGGAAAGAGCCGGACGGCCTGACAAGGAGCATCATCGCCGACCTCCTCAAGGAGCGGGACGAGAAGAAGCGCCTGCGCAATACGTTTGCCTTCGGCTCGCCCGAGTACCTGATGTACGACATGCAGCAGAATGTTCTGAAAGTGATCATGAACACGTATTACGGGGTTTCGGGATACGTGCGGTTCCGCCTCTTCGACCGGGAGATCGGATCGGCCGTGACCTCGGTGGGCCGGGCAATTATCGAGCACACCCGGCGCACGATCGAGGCGCAGGGCTACAAGGTGATCTACGGCGACACGGACTCCTGCATGATCCAGCTCCCGCCGCTCGACCGGGAGAAGACGATCGAGCTCGCCCGCTCCATCGAGAAGACGCTCAACGCGAGTTACTCCGGGTTTGCAAAAGCCGAACTCAATGCCGACGTGCACTTCTTTTCCATCAAGTTCGAGAAGATCTATGCCCGGTTCTTCCAGGCCGGCAAGAAGAAGCGCTATGCAGGATCGCTTGTCTGGAAAGAAGGAAAGGAAGTCAACGAGACCGATATCGTGGGGTTCGAGATCCGGCGGAGCGACACGCCGCAGATCACGAAAACGGTCCAGATGCAGGTTATGGAGATGATCCTTGCCGGGGAAGAGTATCCCGTGATCAAGACGCTCCTGTCGGATGTGATCAAAAAATACCGGGCCGGCAAGTACACGCTTGACGAGATCGGTATTCCCGGCGGCATCGGGAAAGCGCTCGACGATTACGATACCGATGATGCGCAGGTCCGGGGTGCAAAATATGCCAACGAATACCTCCACACGGAGTTTGGCAAAGGCAGCAAGCCGAAACGGATCTACATCAAGAACGTGACGTCAAAATATCCCAAGACCGATGTCCTCTGCTTCGAGTACGCTGACCAGGTGCCAAAAGAGTTTGTCGTGGACTGGGAGCTGATGCTTGAGAAGACCATCAAGCAGCCCATCTCCCGGATCATCGAAGCGCTGGGCTGGAACTGGGACGATCTCGATCCCTCAAGGACAACGCTTGCACAGTGGGGACTTGGCTGA
- a CDS encoding ArsR family transcriptional regulator: MKTSIVYNSYSGNTRGIAEQIHGACGGDLIEVKSKEYSTRLAAYTVGCYRAIKGKYDRIEPAVINVSGSDCVVIGTPVWGGKPTPAINGVVAILQGCSGKPAVLFATCGKNAGDSLAILARALEAKGMTIAGQFVFTKQDLRNKELLDTLISGITKTERSP, translated from the coding sequence ATGAAGACCAGTATTGTTTACAACTCATATTCCGGGAATACCCGGGGAATTGCAGAACAGATCCACGGAGCCTGCGGAGGCGATCTCATAGAGGTGAAGTCAAAGGAATACTCCACCCGGCTCGCTGCGTACACCGTCGGGTGTTACCGCGCGATAAAAGGAAAATATGATCGCATCGAACCGGCAGTCATCAATGTTTCCGGCTCTGACTGCGTGGTTATTGGGACGCCCGTCTGGGGTGGGAAACCAACACCGGCGATCAACGGGGTGGTTGCGATACTGCAGGGATGCAGCGGGAAACCGGCCGTGCTCTTTGCAACCTGCGGGAAGAATGCAGGTGATTCCCTCGCGATTCTTGCCAGAGCGCTCGAAGCAAAGGGCATGACGATTGCCGGGCAATTCGTTTTCACAAAGCAGGATCTCCGGAACAAGGAACTGCTGGATACGCTGATCTCAGGAATAACGAAAACGGAACGGAGCCCATGA